The Sebastes umbrosus isolate fSebUmb1 chromosome 19, fSebUmb1.pri, whole genome shotgun sequence genome has a segment encoding these proteins:
- the LOC119477793 gene encoding cortexin-3 — MMEGEPFTSAFSSLLYSAGGHFVALSSFSSSSSSSSDSAITAMSLEQKTTFALVLFLFVFLLILIVRCFRILLDPYRSMPTSTWAEGLDGLEKGQFDNTLT; from the coding sequence ATGATGGAAGGAGAGCCCTTCACCTCTgctttctcctctctgctgtactctgccgGGGGTCACTTCGTCGCCCTCTCCTcgttctcttcttcctcctcgtcctcgtcgGATTCGGCCATCACCGCCATGTCCCTGGAGCAGAAGACAACTTTCGCCTTggtcctcttcctctttgtttttctcctcatcctcataGTGCGATGCTTCCGTATCCTGCTGGACCCCTACCGGAGTATGCCGACCTCCACCTGGGCTGAAGGCCTCGACGGTCTGGAGAAGGGCCAGTTCGACAACACTCTGACCTAG